TTTCtattcatataatttaataCAGAAAAATGGTGCATTTAAAACGTGGAGGGGTTACACCCCCGTCCCCCCACACCCACACACTTCGGACCCCTGTTGTTACGTGCCTGGcttgaagaaagaaaaaacatgcatatacatgtatgtagttttcTGCGGTCTTAACGTTTTATGATTAACTATCTTTGTTTTATctcaaatatgatttttttttcagctccCCGCATTTTGACCGGACCAGACAGCGTTACTAATGTTACTGGTGACAAAGTGGTTCTGATGTGTGAGGCCACGGGGTTCCCCATCCCTCACATCGGCTGGCTGTTCCAGAGAACAGACGACGAGACCAACAGTCTGCCTGGTATACTATAGTCTATACACACTTATCAACTAAATAAGGCAATGGACGATCAAAATCAAAACGTTGTAATGTCAATTGACTTTTGTGACTTTTGGCATACCTCGTCCATTTCTTACCTCATCTTATTGATGCAAGTGATGGAATCAGCCGAGAGTTGTCGAATGTTATGATTTGTTGTTTACTATactaataaatatttacattttccagtgtatTTGAGATAACAATgtgaatcgattttgtaatgtatagtcATATACAGTTCATCAATGactatttcattatttaatcattaaattgctgaaaattttataaatataagtaataaggaatcagtCTTTGAATATTTCGAGGTAAttatttcggtcggggcgtgatcaaatgtatcataaagcccttcgggcttcattggatttgatcactccCAATCGTAtttgatatgtatatatatatcctaCACCATGTAATTGGTATAAGCATAAATGATCAGTATCTTATTTCTGTCTCTCCAGGGGACGACATGGCTATCTCGGTGGTGACCCGCGGTGGCCCCGAGAAGTACCAGGTGACCGGGTGGCTCCAAGTGGACGAGGCCAGCAAGCACCACGAGGGGTACTACATCTGTGTGGCCCACAACAAGCACGGCTCCGACAAACAGACGGGCAGAATAAAGATCCACGAGAAAAGTAAGCCAATGGGTGGAATATTACTTACTTTATAAACAAAGCACTATAAATTAGGCATGGTATAGTACGTTTCCTCTTCATTGGTAAATTCGGTTAgacagagagaaaaaaattggatGTATGCAGCCCTGTCCAAAAATAATTGGTTACCTTGTATTAAAGACCAATCCCATAGAGTATccgaaatatacatgtatttcctgaTGTGAcctaaatattttgtatttctctACAAATTAgtcaaatttaagtttttttttacttgaaagaAAGTAAAACCAAACTGAAAAAGGaagttttgtttgttaataaaaaaaacgtcAATTGCCTACACGCGTGCGGCTGATAATCATAACTTAAATTCCAACGTTGAGAcaaaaaacaatatacatgtatacgtgtaTGGGTTATATAAGGGCACTTGATATGGCTTTAATTACTTGAATACCGGCCAATAAATTGACATCGTTTTAAGTTAGGTCTATAAAAATACGTGTATATGAATAGACTGTGAATTAATCTTTTTTCGGATACTTTGATGAGTAGCATTGATCTAAACTGATCACCAATATTAAACATCGTAAATTATTTCTGAGTGATCAATTACTCGACATTACTTATACAGTATACAGTCACTGTTAATTATATATtcagatatttttaaattttgcataatatctaatgatttcatattttgtCTCTTTTCAGAGTTAAACCGCGTCGAGCGAAAAGAAGATGGCGACCAGTTATAAGTTTTACTCGCCAAGCGTCTTTCACTTGAACATTTTTAGCTTTATGCAAACTTTTGTCATGATATAAATGTTTAGGCAATTTAGCTTTGATGTCTGTTCAATtactagattttttttaaatgctggAGTGAATGTAATTGTTCTTGTAAGTCACTGTTATTGGGTGTAAGTCGCACGCACTTGAACTATAGTGTATACTCTCTGTATCTTCTGAATCTTgttgaaccattttaacaggagcttggactttcggaAGTAATGTCAAAATAGCAAAGTGaggtaggcctgtctatttcattgttagccactcagccatgggtctttgaaatcaacaagatttgtctgtcatttgagctaagactacgaaATCTGTGtttatttcacttgaaaccagcgtcattatataataacttgttttgacgcaagaaaaaaattattatatcctTCCGAAaatccaaggtcttgttaaaatggttctaacttgtcttatgtacatgtgtttgtaCTCTGTGTCTTTccataattgtattttactaCATGACATATATTTCTTACGCAAATACTCAAATTACTGTTCTTTTCATTGGACAGAGCAGCTTTTAAGCAAAGGTTGGCAAGATATTCAGTTTTAATAGGAATTTTTATATGAAAcgttttattcctttttatgaTTTGgcattttgatttgaaattaaaaaaaaaactttttacaatcaatattttatcaaactttttaaaaataaagctaatttttcaaacttgactttttttgtgtgtgttttgtttgataGCTCGTCTTCCGGAAAGCGTATTAAGCATTTCTGATCTATTTTCGGCTGTCGTCATTCCCTCTGTTAACTTTTTACGTTCTCGACTTTTTCGccaaaaccactgggccaatttcattCAATCTTGGTGAAaggaattattcatttttattaagatcaagatctagtaaatgaaaggtgcctatatgtttatgaaattcaagataaaaattcttttaatgatgcttcattacaatatctttgtttcatagggtgtaccggggcttaaatattcggtaaacataatgaaaaatcatgttttagacaaccattttctatgaaatatgaaggataaaaataacaaacctcagagttttgtccatttttgactaatgaaatatatctagaatgcttacagtctctccaaaaacttATGGAGAAGGCCTACATAGGCATTGCCTGGActgtgttttacaaaagaatttacgacaaagtcgtaaatattttcagtctcataGAATggtctttaattaaaaaaaaattaacaaaaaccatttatttacaactattttattttccatAATTATATTCTACAGCCATtagaataaaacattaattaGTTAGGgattaattagcattcattgATTTAgtcgtaagtcgtaagttcttctgcctaatccatttatgtaaatgtatatttgcataataaaatatgttcaaatcaaatcagtctctccaaaaacggcattaaacaagctcttgacctcctttttaaaatcatgttaaaTTGAATATGAGTACTGGGATTACTTTTCcagtgattaaatatagaatgtcaaaatattgttttatttttcacatatattcCTAAAATaaggaaaagattcatcaaatcaattatgacgtcataatggtccTAGCACCAAAATGtcacactctggaatcatttactagatcttgaccttttaataatttataataaataggTAAATGATGTGACAATAGAAATAATATGTTTCTGCTACTACACCAACATATCAAGTAGCAGTTATCTCTACCACATATAGAtctattttagttttttttctgcattataaaaaaataacactgGAAGCCCATTATGACACACatgtatttacatctaccgagtgtaactccctctatttcttacggaaaacTAGTGTTAATTCATAGCGCTACCGAAACATctagactgaaatctacacgccccgtttattgatCAGTCAAAACATAATATAAAGTGATCGAACAAAAATCACATACTGCACgaaatattataaagtaatCATGATgctgtcagactcaaattccaatAGGAGACGAGTTGGCTGGTTTCTTTTTCAGCtaacatactgatgtacataagagtaatttaatgaattttacttacttttaacaattgaatttaattatgaacaaaaaatgttttctttgacgATTCATGCGGATTGTGATGGTAGCGATCATTCCAGTTAAAGCGGgttatgcattttttctgcaatgtgaCCACCTTCACATCCTGCaagaatcaccaaagaaagcattttattgtttaagtaagTGTAAGAATACCATGCATGAGATCTTAAgattttgtatgtatttaaagTCATTTAGTCTAGAGCATtctaatacatacatgtaaatagaagTTCATTGTCAATTTGTTGGTGTGATGATCCCCAACATGTAACATTGTATCATCACTGAAGATACTTGTACACCGTCACTTTGTTGGTGTGATAATCCCCAACAAGAAGATTGTTCTCGTCATCCACACACACACTATATGGGGACCACACCCCTTGATGTTTTGTAAGTAGTAGACACAAAAACTGACCGTCCTGATTCAGGAGATCAACGTTGTTACTGTTATAATCACACACAATGATGTGGCCCAGGAGATCAGTACACACTCCCTTGGGATAAAACGTTGATCCCTGGCCTGTGTACGTGAACCTGTGTTGTCCTGATTTATTCACTACCACCAAAGCTTCTTTGAGTAAATCTGATATACAGATATCACCGTTaatgttttctgtgatgtatTTTGGCATCCTATACAGTCCCTGTCTCTCGTTGTCCCCCTGTATGTTCTGTAGTTCTTTCCAGGTCTTGCTGTACCTGACGACTTTACCCTCATTACCATACACCGTGCCCACCAGTATGTCCCCATTGATGTGGGAGGAGTGTACGCAAAGTGGCATCCACTTTTTTGTTTCGATGAATTCAGTGATTGTTTTGCCTGGAGTTATCCTATTAATAATGTTTTTGATTTGGTCTGTATAGATCAGATCCTCgtcctgtgtgactgtgtggtagCCTGCAGATCCACCATTAGTTTGTATCTTCTGTAGCTGATTACCCTGTAGATCTAACTGGATAAGGTTACCTTTATCATCACTAACCCAGAGTCTGTCCGATTTACCTACTGAAACATGATGTACACCTTCAACACCTGGAACTGTGTACCCCCGGACCTTGGTGACAGACGAAGACAGAGAGTCTGGCTTCTTTTGTTTCAATATGGGTTTTGAATGCGTTAAAGCAGTTAGcgtggattttatttttctgttctctGGTTTAGTGTTGGGGACAGTTATTTTACCAAGAAGTTTCACAACATCCTTCTTGCTGAATTGAGCAGGAGTAAATTCTGGAAGGACTGGTTTGGTTGTCTCTGGTATGGGTGGGGTTTTAAGGTGTTCAGAAATTGAAGAGAGGATGGGATTATTTAGAAGTTGGGTAGAGTTAAGGTATCCATGTAACTTTTTGGTAAGGTCCTCAAGATAAGAGATGTAATCTTGGTAGGTTTTGTCTTGATTTTGAAGAATCTCCCTTAATGATTTTTCCATTTCATTAACTTGTTCTATATTGTATGATGTCACTTCGTCCACCAATGATTTGAGAGACTTGGCTTCATCCCTCATGGATGATCTTATGGCATCCATGATCTTCTTAATTTCTGTTGCCTCTATTTCAATATCCTTTTGCAACTCCTTTGCAGTTGGCATGAAGTGCTCTTGAATTTTAGGGATTTCCTCTCTACATGCTGCAGATTTTTCTGTATAAATTGTCTCCAAGTCGGTAAAGTAATGTCCCTTGTGAGCTGACATTGTGGAACATTTGGAGCACAGAGGCACACTGCATTTGTCACAGAAAATGTTAATATCCTTTGTTGGATGATCCCTGCATTTCTCCTCAGGAAGTCGTCGTTTGTGTTGCATGAAAAGCACTACCTCATGGTTCTTGGTTTTTGGACTTCTCTGATGTTCATCCCTGCATTGGTCACACATTGGTTGGTGACAGTCATTGCAGTATAACTGGCAGTTCCTCTCACAGTCTTCAATGCCACACTCCAAATAGTGCTGTGCTGTGAAGGGTATTTGGGACTCAGTAAAAGGCATCTACAAGTAAGTTAAGTTTATAAGGATGAATCGTTTAGCTCGTTTTATTATCATACAGGTCAATTCATCATAACCTCAAAATAATCTAGTTACTTTTGGCAACTTTTAATTAGATTTCTgtcaaatgtatttttgtttaaagcaaaccattataaatcttaaatattcaacatgttattttgaaataaacattttatataccAATTAAACAAAGTCAACCTTGTTCACTTTGGAACAACTTTGGCTAAACCGATAAAACAAATTGCTTATGGagtacagtattttttttataattcgtgcttttttttattatagtgtttttatattttttatcgtTCAATGTAGACTGGTAACTGAACATCAATATAACTTTATCATTactattttaaccaaaaaaaaaaaacatttacagGTTTTTTTCCTTAATCATTGTTTAAGCACAGGATATCTATGTACTACGAACAGGGCAAGATAAAGCGAAACTTAAAGCTTCTTATTCcaatttgatatcaaattttatgtctGCTTTTATACGATGGTTTTGTTTACTTTGTGTAAAATAATAGTCATTAAAGTAATTTTCGTTGTAATTTAAGCcgtattttaaatgaaaaatgatatacataatGTTACAAAGCAAATTTACCATAATTATAAGTGTGCCGTGTTATGCGTAACTATCAAGATTCGCCTCCGACGTCGAGGCGCGTACAACTttacgcgggttatgtatttattttgctATGTTGCCACCTCCATATcccacatgaatcaccaaaaataACGCATTTCATTGATTAAATGATCCAAAACCAAATTCCAATCcaattttgaaaaagtaattggaattacTGTCAGCATGAGGCACACATCACCTAGtatttgtcatgttgtaaattttgaatttaccgggtggcagttaatacaaaatttacaacatgttaaaatttacaacatgacatataCATGAAATTATCATCTTATCACCTGTGTTTTGTTTATgcatatttatcataattaacACGTATTTTAAAGTGCATAAATTATCTACTTAAAGTTTATTGAACATTTGTATGTAACGACGGAAAAACAATCCCGATATTTGAGATCGAAAGACTAATACTAGTCCTCGTTAATTGTGAGTAAATAGTAGGTGTCGATGTGGTAAATGCCGGTTTGTCCAAGCAAGTACCGAACATGTGTAACTTAAAATACTAAAGAGCGTCACCAGATGAATTTTACGCCATTCCTTTCGTTAGAATATGTACTGGAATTAAGTGAAAAACCGTTGTTATTGTTTTATCGTCTTTTATTTGGAATTGAACTCTTTTTATAGATATGAAAAAAAGGAGTAGGACAGAATTTTTTCCTAAAAGGCTTGTTCGAGGGATTAGTTCCTGTAAAGAGTATGGTGAAAAAGATATCCCACTCAAATTATTTGGATAATTCTTTTATCATATTGATGTATTTCTAACATGTAACTAATTTATTATAACTGTAGATACTTGTACATTGTCACTTTGTTGGTGTGATGTTCTGTTCCCCCACATGTAACATTGTATCATCACTGAAGATACTTGTACACTGTCAATTTGTTGGTGTAATGTTCCCCCACATGGAGATTGTTCTCTTCGTCCACAAACACAGAATAAGGAGACAGCACCTCTTGTTCTCTTGTGAGTAGTAGACACAAGAACTGGCCGTCCTGATTCAGAAGATCAACTGTGTCATTGTGATAATCACATACTATGATGTGACCCAGGAGATCTGTGCACACACCCTTGGGATAAAACTTTGACCCCTGACCTGTGTAAGAGAACCTGTGTTGTCCTGATTTATTCACTACCACCAAAGCGTTTTTGCGTAAATCTGATGTGCAGATATCACtattgatgttttctgtgatgtatTCTGGACAACAATACAGATCCTGTCCGTTGTTGTCCCTTTGTATGTTTTGTATTTCTTGCCATGTTTGGCTGTACCTGGCGACTTTCCCTCCCTTTCCATTTTGCATCCCCACCAGTATGTCCCCATTGATGTGGGAGGAGTGTAGGGTGAGTGGTACCCAGTCTCCTGTTTTAATGATTTCAGTGATTGTATTGCCAAACGTTATCCCATTGATGGCTTTGTTGGCTTGGTCTGTATAGATCAGATCTCCGTCCTGTGTGATTGCGAAAAAATCTTCGTATCTAGCACTGGTTTGCATTTTATGTAGCTCATTTCTCTGTAGATCTGTTTGAACAAGGCTTCCATTATTATCACTGACCCAGAGTCTGCCTGACTGACcttgtaaaatatgatatacacCATTAACTCCTGGTACTATGTACTCCTTGACCTTGGTGACAGAGGAAGACAAAAACAGTGTTTGGTTCACGCCAGATTTCTTTCCGTCTTGTTTCATCTGTGTATCTGTAGGTTTCAACAGTGTAGAAACACTctcaatgggtttttttattctGTTCTCTGGTTTAGTGTTGGGGACAGTTATTTTACCAAGAAGTTTCACAACATCCTCTTTGCTGAATTGACCAGGTTTAAATTCAGGATAAACTGGTTTGGTTGTCTCTGGTATGGGTCGGATTATAAGGCGTTTAGAAAGTGAGGAGAGGATGGGATTGTTTTGAAGTTGGGTAGAGTTAAGATATCCATATAACGTTTTGGTAAGGTCCTCAAGATAAGAGATGTAATCTTGGAATGTTTTGTCTTGATTTTGAAGAATCTCACTTAatgatttttccattttattaacTTGTTCTATATTGTCTGATGTCACTTCGTCCACCAATGATTTGAGAGACTTGGCTTCATCCCTCATGGATGACCTTATGGCATCCATGATCGTCTTGATTTCTGTTGCCTCTGTTTCTATATCCTTTTGCAACTCTTTTGCAGTTGGCATGAAGTGCTCTTGAATTTTAGGGATTTCTTCTCTACATGCTTCAGATTTTTCTGTATAGATGGTCTCCAAGTCGGTGAAGGAATGCCCCTTGTGATCTGACATTGTGGAACATTTGGAGCACAGAGGAACATTACATATGTCACAGAAAATGTCAATTTCCCTTGTGGGATGATCCCTGCATTTCTCCACAGGAAGTCGTAGTTTGCGTTGCATGAAAAGCACCACTTCATGGTTCTTGGTTTTTGGACTCCTCTGATGTTCATCCCTGCATTGGTCACACATTGGTTGGTGACAGTCATTGCAGTAAAACTGGCAGTTCCTCTCACAGTCTTCGATGCCACACTCCAAATAGTGTTGTGATGTGAAGGGTATTTGGGACTCAGAAAATGGCATCTAGAAGTAATTGATTTTTACGGGTTACATTTGGATGACTTATTTATCCTTTTTGCATCCTAGAGCTAAATTTATCACAatctctatttaaaaaaaatattttcatatattaattatCTTAAAAACAGAAACCATGTGTACCTTAATTTTCTATTCAAGTGTATTGTAGAGAAAAACATTAAATGACATGATTCTAAATCATTATCATTAATGGTTAAATGTTGTTTGCTATGATTATATTTAAAAGTTAGTCTAATTACCCCCATTTCCCCCCATACACTTACAGGTATTTATAATAGATCTTCTTTACACGACTTCAACCTCTGACCAATCAAGGAAGGGATTTCACTGCTTTAGAAGAAAACCTATTGAAACTTTTCAAAAGGAGATAGGAAAGCTAATTCATGCTTGTTTCCTTTGTAACTTCAAGTATTGAAGAGTTACACTTCTCATAAAAAAGCATGTGTGTGACTGATTTGGGTGTATTTACACTGTATTCAAATGTAGAGGTCATGTGGAGATGACCTCTATTATGGGAGTGGTTTTATTTAGACTATTAAATTAGATCTATAAAGTCAAAATTTCGCAAAAGCTTTCGATAACGACACAAAATTAAAGTAACAGGGGTGTCCGGAACCCCTCCCctttagatccgcgcatgaattATCACACTCCACTGCACATCAATGGCCCTTGGTTACCGTATTTAGTACTTGTGTTTGTTTTCTAGAAATCTCATGCAATGAAGGAACAAtcatattgtacatgtagttattactGAAATACAATAGACGTTtactatttatagaaaatgaacTTTATTATGGCGCACGTCCCGGTAAAATCCTCGAACGAAGAACCCAAACATTGTGACGGTTGTAAATCAATATCATTATTTCATAACACCGGTATCTTTAAGTAAGATATTTCCATTGCAGGTTTTCAAATCCTACAAGTGTTATTAAATTTCTAAAAACAGatttaatttgttgataatatatatatacttactcTATAGCTTTTGATTGACAGTGCTGCACGAGGTGATATTTCAGGTGGGCAAATGGAATGTCAACAGAGAATTGAACGAGAGCTGGTTATAGATATAAATAGATTTAAACCTCACCATTTTGAATACTATAGTAGTGTTAAAATAGTAATGTAGAAAACTTAATTTTATCTTACCCCTTTGGTTTCAgtgaaaaaacagaaaaaagaggAGGGTCttgcagttttataaataatCTCTATATATTTTAGGTTAGATGTACAGGTAGTCGAACATTACTTAACTCATCTGAGATGAAAGCTAAAGTGGCTTTTCTGATCATCTTTTTTCCGGCGTCTGTCTTTCCACTCCttaactttgtttttttttaacatattgtaacatatacagtgtatatctCTGAGTAGCCTCAGAATATTTCAATAGTTAATTTCTGAATTACAATGTACTTGTTAAGTTTTGATAACTTTGTTAATGCAAGGCAAAAATTGCTGattaaaatagaaattgattttataaCTTAATTACTTacgttgatacatgtatttcttaacaaaaatacaaaccatatataaaaatatgcacCCTAAGCTTGTTTCACAAATGTATCtcattttataattgtttactGAATTAATATTATATCTATTAGTTTACacatttagtataaatatttcgaTCTGACAGTAACGATACAGTTTTCCCTATATTATAGCGTATGTTTAATGCAGCATAAACATTTAATGTTATTATGCGTCAGTGGTATATAAACGTACATTGTAAGAGTTTAAATGAACCTTCATTAATCTTATTATCTACTTCAATGAAACTTAATTTCTATTCatactgtcatgttgtaaaaattttgaatttaccgggtggcggtaaatacaaaatttacaacatgacaacttacAAACCAAATGCCAAAACAGGAGGAAAAACAACTGAGGCACAAGTCTTTAACAATTCCGAGTTATCCTTCTTTATTCATTCTTGAACTCGCTGCGTTATAAACACAAAAGGTTAATAAAGGTAAACAAATCTGTAACAGAAGTATACGCtgaataaataatttctatgcaaaaaattaaaatttttgcgaaaaaaaaccaaacaaaacaacaacaacaacaacaaccccccctccaaaaaaaaaatatagaaaaagaaagaagaaaagacAGGCAATCAGAAAGAAATCctgaaaataaattaagtttGAAAGGACGTTAAAAATAACTTATTTTAGTATCAATTTTAGACGGAATGGCCGTATATAGTTGAACCTATGCATATAAGAATAGCGTCCCGTTGTGAACTGGTAACCCTAAACTGGTACCCGACTGAGAGTCTTCCTGCACATTTGACAACACTCTTTCTGATCGACTCGTCTGCCTTTTGATGTCCCCGGCTAAAAACGATTTGTCTTTTCTGGAACGTATATCCAGTTTCATTTTCGTTTTATTCTCAGTactaaattgcatttttattgaGAAAATGTGGCTGTTATTCTCTGTAAATTGGAACTCGGTCCAAAGAAAGACTAACAATAAAGGTGATTTATAATGAAGATTCATCATGGC
This is a stretch of genomic DNA from Crassostrea angulata isolate pt1a10 chromosome 4, ASM2561291v2, whole genome shotgun sequence. It encodes these proteins:
- the LOC128180320 gene encoding E3 ubiquitin-protein ligase TRIM71-like isoform X2: MPFTESQIPFTAQHYLECGIEDCERNCQLYCNDCHQPMCDQCRDEHQRSPKTKNHEVVLFMQHKRRLPEEKCRDHPTKDINIFCDKCSVPLCSKCSTMSAHKGHYFTDLETIYTEKSAACREEIPKIQEHFMPTAKELQKDIEIEATEIKKIMDAIRSSMRDEAKSLKSLVDEVTSYNIEQVNEMEKSLREILQNQDKTYQDYISYLEDLTKKLHGYLNSTQLLNNPILSSISEHLKTPPIPETTKPVLPEFTPAQFSKKDVVKLLGKITVPNTKPENRKIKSTLTALTHSKPILKQKKPDSLSSSVTKVRGYTVPGVEGVHHVSVGKSDRLWVSDDKGNLIQLDLQGNQLQKIQTNGGSAGYHTVTQDEDLIYTDQIKNIINRITPGKTITEFIETKKWMPLCVHSSHINGDILVGTVYGNEGKVVRYSKTWKELQNIQGDNERQGLYRMPKYITENINGDICISDLLKEALVVVNKSGQHRFTYTGQGSTFYPKGVCTDLLGHIIVCDYNSNNVDLLNQDGQFLCLLLTKHQGVWSPYSVCVDDENNLLVGDYHTNKVTVYKYLQ
- the LOC128180320 gene encoding uncharacterized protein LOC128180320 isoform X1, which produces MPFSESQIPFTSQHYLECGIEDCERNCQFYCNDCHQPMCDQCRDEHQRSPKTKNHEVVLFMQRKLRLPVEKCRDHPTREIDIFCDICNVPLCSKCSTMSDHKGHSFTDLETIYTEKSEACREEIPKIQEHFMPTAKELQKDIETEATEIKTIMDAIRSSMRDEAKSLKSLVDEVTSDNIEQVNKMEKSLSEILQNQDKTFQDYISYLEDLTKTLYGYLNSTQLQNNPILSSLSKRLIIRPIPETTKPVYPEFKPGQFSKEDVVKLLGKITVPNTKPENRIKKPIESVSTLLKPTDTQMKQDGKKSGVNQTLFLSSSVTKVKEYIVPGVNGVYHILQGQSGRLWVSDNNGSLVQTDLQRNELHKMQTSARYEDFFAITQDGDLIYTDQANKAINGITFGNTITEIIKTGDWVPLTLHSSHINGDILVGMQNGKGGKVARYSQTWQEIQNIQRDNNGQDLYCCPEYITENINSDICTSDLRKNALVVVNKSGQHRFSYTGQGSKFYPKGVCTDLLGHIIVCDYHNDTVDLLNQDGQFLCLLLTREQEVLSPYSVFVDEENNLHVGEHYTNKLTVYKYLQ